One genomic window of Candidatus Omnitrophota bacterium includes the following:
- a CDS encoding cation diffusion facilitator family transporter has product MSENGGAYRDAEKGSVVSIAVNGVLFLFKIFAGVVGHSNAMIADALDTLGDAMTSAGMLIGFKIAKKPADRDHPYGHGKAESIIAKLLAIFLIALGVKVGYNSIHVIVVSHQTYVPGKIALVAAIVSIAVKLGLFQYTNVLGKKISSTAMTVYSWNIASDAFSSLVALIGIAGARHGFPMLDPLAAFLLSLLVIRTGVLGFHRAYDELMDGAPPESVIAGIRVIAMTNNSVKAIKDIKVRKMGLELMIDMTIEVDKDMKVEKGHLITDAIRGDIMAKISNAREVFIHVEPFIK; this is encoded by the coding sequence GTGTCGGAGAACGGAGGCGCGTACAGGGATGCGGAGAAGGGGTCCGTGGTCAGCATCGCGGTCAACGGCGTCCTGTTCCTCTTTAAGATATTCGCCGGCGTAGTAGGCCATTCCAACGCGATGATCGCCGACGCGCTCGACACGCTGGGCGACGCCATGACGAGCGCCGGCATGCTCATAGGGTTCAAGATAGCGAAGAAGCCGGCAGACCGCGACCATCCTTACGGCCACGGCAAGGCAGAGTCGATCATAGCTAAGCTGCTCGCCATATTTTTAATAGCCCTCGGAGTCAAGGTAGGTTATAATTCCATCCACGTCATAGTCGTTTCGCACCAGACGTATGTCCCCGGAAAGATAGCCCTCGTCGCCGCGATCGTCTCGATAGCGGTAAAGCTCGGCCTCTTCCAGTATACGAATGTGCTCGGGAAGAAGATATCGAGCACCGCGATGACCGTCTATTCCTGGAATATCGCCTCGGATGCCTTCTCGTCGCTCGTTGCCCTCATAGGCATCGCGGGCGCGCGGCACGGTTTTCCCATGCTCGACCCCCTGGCGGCATTCCTGCTGTCGCTCCTGGTCATACGGACAGGGGTCCTGGGTTTCCACCGGGCGTACGATGAGCTTATGGACGGCGCCCCGCCGGAATCCGTCATAGCCGGCATACGCGTCATCGCAATGACCAATAATAGCGTGAAGGCGATAAAGGATATAAAGGTGAGGAAGATGGGGCTTGAGCTCATGATAGATATGACGATCGAGGTGGACAAGGATATGAAGGTCGAGAAGGGCCACCTGATCACGGACGCTATACGGGGAGATATAATGGCGAAGATATCCAACGCCAGGGAAGTCTTCATCCACGTTGAGCCCTTCATAAAGTGA
- the tgt gene encoding tRNA guanosine(34) transglycosylase Tgt — protein MFQLIHKDKTSKARLGKLVTAHGEVDTPVFMPVGTQGTVKAISNDELKGCGAEIILGNAYHLYLRPGIELIRKAGGLHKFMGWQGPILTDSGGYQVFSLAVLRKLSREGVEFSSHIDGSKHFLTPEKVIDIQDGLGSDIMMMLDECVHYPAARDYVEQSLDLTTAWARRSKDHFSQLPTPNSKLLFGIVQGSTYRDLRKKAVDDLLAIGFDGYAVGGVSVGEPEDLIYEVAGYTADLLPEDKPRYLMGLGTPPDLLEAIGRGLDMFDCVVPTRNGRNGQAFTWNGDLQLRNALYKEDFRPIDGTCGCFACRNHTRAYIRHLFNTEELLGLRLVSLHNIQFYVKLIHYAREAIRDDRFDAFREGFMSSYKKEKGK, from the coding sequence ATGTTTCAACTCATTCACAAAGACAAGACGAGTAAGGCAAGGTTGGGGAAGCTCGTGACGGCGCACGGAGAGGTCGATACGCCCGTATTCATGCCTGTCGGCACACAGGGCACAGTCAAGGCGATCTCGAACGACGAGTTGAAAGGATGCGGGGCCGAGATCATACTCGGGAACGCCTATCATCTCTATCTGAGGCCGGGGATAGAGCTGATCAGAAAGGCCGGAGGCCTCCACAAATTTATGGGCTGGCAGGGGCCGATATTGACGGATAGCGGCGGTTATCAGGTATTCAGTCTGGCGGTACTGCGGAAGCTGAGCAGGGAAGGGGTTGAATTCTCTTCTCACATCGACGGTTCCAAACACTTCCTTACCCCGGAGAAGGTGATCGATATCCAGGACGGCCTCGGGAGCGATATAATGATGATGCTCGATGAATGTGTCCATTACCCTGCGGCCCGCGACTACGTCGAGCAGTCACTCGACCTGACGACCGCCTGGGCCCGTCGCTCTAAAGACCATTTCTCCCAACTCCCAACTCCCAACTCCAAACTTCTCTTCGGCATCGTGCAGGGAAGCACATACCGCGACCTTCGCAAGAAGGCGGTGGACGACCTGCTCGCGATCGGCTTCGACGGATACGCGGTCGGAGGAGTGAGCGTAGGGGAGCCGGAAGACCTGATCTACGAGGTGGCCGGATATACGGCGGACCTCCTGCCGGAGGATAAGCCGAGGTATCTGATGGGCCTGGGCACCCCGCCTGACCTGCTGGAGGCGATAGGCCGCGGTCTCGACATGTTCGACTGTGTCGTCCCGACGCGTAACGGCAGGAACGGCCAGGCCTTCACATGGAACGGTGACCTCCAGCTCCGCAACGCCCTGTATAAGGAGGACTTCCGGCCCATAGACGGGACCTGCGGTTGTTTCGCCTGCAGGAACCACACCCGCGCCTACATAAGGCACCTCTTCAACACCGAGGAGCTCCTGGGTTTACGGCTTGTCTCATTGCATAATATACAATTTTATGTTAAACTTATACATTATGCCAGAGAGGCGATCAGGGATGACCGTTTCGACGCATTCAGAGAGGGATTCATGAGCAGTTACAAAAAGGAGAAAGGCAAATGA
- the recJ gene encoding single-stranded-DNA-specific exonuclease RecJ: protein MRKIWRIKDSNPAVQERLASELRISKVTAQLLANRGVDDPAKASEFLTSSISSCHDPFLLKDMDKAVARIREAIRKKERILVYGDYDVDGITSVALVSSALKMLGAVAECYIPNRLEEGYGLNLSAIKKAHKNGITLIVTVDCGIGSFNEIRHAKASGIDVIVTDHHEIPAGRVPDACAIINPLQEGCRYPFKHLAGVGIAYKLAKALFDGTSHFAEDFLDLVSLGTVADVAPLIGENRTLTKHGLGELNRRKRAGLNALMEVGGLSGKDISSGHIGFILGPRINAMGRVGSPLKALEMLLTDDESEAMRLAKMLDTENRARQKIEGKILEEAMAKVEREINFARHRVIVLASEGWHPGVIGIVASRIADRFYRPAIMISLDGKYGKGSGRSISDFHLFDYMLRCKDLLVGFGGHESACGLTIEKDRIEEFTGRINEEAASNAPEETFSPKLDIEMDVPLNAIGEAVIDEFESLSPFGEENPRPVLASRRLIVKDPPRSIGKNGFKIWVTDNTITCEAVSFGRNNLSIPKAGDSVDLAYTPSINNWQGVQSIQLELKDIK, encoded by the coding sequence ATGAGAAAGATCTGGAGAATAAAAGATTCAAATCCCGCGGTACAGGAGCGGCTTGCGTCCGAGCTCAGGATATCGAAGGTCACCGCACAACTCCTGGCGAACCGCGGCGTTGACGATCCCGCCAAGGCGAGCGAATTCCTGACCTCCTCCATATCCTCCTGCCACGACCCGTTCCTCTTAAAGGACATGGATAAGGCCGTGGCGCGTATCAGGGAGGCGATAAGGAAAAAAGAGCGGATACTAGTATACGGCGATTACGACGTCGACGGCATAACGTCCGTCGCCCTGGTAAGCTCCGCCCTGAAGATGCTGGGAGCCGTCGCGGAGTGCTACATACCTAACCGCCTGGAGGAGGGGTACGGCCTCAACCTCTCCGCCATAAAGAAGGCGCACAAGAACGGTATCACGCTGATCGTCACCGTGGATTGCGGCATAGGTTCTTTCAATGAGATACGCCATGCAAAGGCCTCCGGCATAGATGTCATAGTCACCGATCACCACGAGATACCGGCCGGAAGGGTCCCCGACGCCTGCGCGATCATAAATCCGCTGCAGGAGGGCTGCAGATACCCGTTCAAGCACCTGGCCGGGGTGGGCATCGCGTATAAGCTGGCAAAGGCGCTCTTCGACGGCACGAGCCATTTCGCGGAGGACTTTCTAGACCTGGTCAGCCTGGGGACGGTGGCCGATGTCGCGCCGCTTATCGGGGAGAACCGCACCCTGACAAAACACGGCCTCGGGGAGTTGAACAGGAGGAAGAGGGCGGGGTTGAACGCCCTTATGGAGGTCGGCGGCCTGAGCGGTAAGGATATATCGAGCGGCCATATAGGGTTCATACTCGGCCCGAGGATCAATGCCATGGGCAGGGTCGGTTCACCGCTCAAGGCGCTGGAGATGCTCCTCACCGATGACGAGTCGGAAGCCATGCGTCTGGCGAAGATGCTCGATACCGAGAACAGGGCCCGCCAGAAGATAGAGGGCAAGATACTCGAAGAGGCGATGGCCAAGGTCGAACGCGAGATCAACTTCGCCCGGCACCGCGTCATAGTCCTCGCCAGCGAAGGGTGGCATCCCGGGGTCATAGGTATAGTTGCCTCCAGGATCGCGGACAGGTTCTACCGGCCGGCCATAATGATATCTCTCGACGGTAAGTATGGGAAAGGGTCGGGGCGCAGCATATCCGATTTTCACCTATTCGACTACATGCTGCGCTGCAAGGACCTCCTGGTCGGGTTCGGGGGGCATGAATCGGCATGCGGCCTCACCATAGAGAAGGACAGGATAGAAGAGTTCACCGGCAGGATAAACGAAGAGGCCGCCTCGAACGCCCCGGAAGAGACCTTCAGCCCCAAGCTCGATATAGAGATGGACGTCCCGCTGAACGCGATCGGGGAAGCGGTCATAGATGAATTTGAAAGCCTGTCGCCGTTCGGGGAAGAGAACCCCAGGCCCGTGCTTGCGTCCCGCCGCCTGATCGTCAAAGACCCGCCCAGGAGCATAGGTAAGAACGGTTTCAAGATATGGGTGACGGACAATACGATCACCTGCGAAGCCGTCTCGTTCGGCAGGAACAACCTCTCCATCCCGAAGGCAGGGGACAGCGTAGACCTGGCATATACGCCCTCGATCAATAACTGGCAGGGCGTCCAATCGATCCAGCTTGAATTGAAAGATATAAAGTAG
- the yajC gene encoding preprotein translocase subunit YajC yields the protein MNAAQSPLFNMLPIILIFIIFYFLLIRPQKKAQDDHKKMVASLKKNDEVITSGGIHGTIVNVKDHSVVLKVDDNVKIEVQKSSISVMKRKTTE from the coding sequence ATGAACGCAGCGCAGAGCCCGTTATTTAACATGTTACCCATAATATTGATATTCATCATCTTCTATTTTCTCCTGATAAGGCCGCAAAAGAAGGCGCAGGATGACCACAAGAAGATGGTGGCGTCTCTGAAGAAGAACGACGAGGTCATAACGTCAGGCGGCATCCACGGCACGATAGTGAACGTCAAGGACCACAGCGTCGTGCTCAAGGTGGACGACAATGTCAAGATAGAGGTGCAGAAGAGCTCGATCTCCGTGATGAAACGGAAGACGACGGAATAA
- the secD gene encoding protein translocase subunit SecD, with protein MNKSLQWKLVGIIAIAVACIWMILPPFTVRDKDGKVVQKGKINLGLDLQGGMHVVLKVDTSKVPADTRKDALDRAIEIIRNRIDQFGVGEMAIQKQGKENIIVQLPGVTDRDRALEIIGQTAHLEFRIVSDNTDDVKKALNNEPVEGYEVLYVEKEGTGREPILVSKEAALTGDLLVNAKTEFSSSGFGEPYVSITFNGKGAEIFAKVTAANVGKRLAIVLDGKVQSAPVIREAIPSGQAQITGSFSVDEANDLSVVLRAGALPAPVIVEEERTVGPLLGADSIRSGIRATLLGGLLVFIVMLIYYRLAGLIANFALVLNILIILACLAMFKGTLTLPGIAGLILTIGMAVDANVLIYERMREELALGKSLRAAIAAGYNRAFSAIMDSNVTTIVAAALIFKFGTGPIRGFAVTLTIGLVANLFTSVVCTRVVFELMCDQFGLAKLRFMQLFPATKIDFIGKRKICYVISAVVIIAGISIFAMRGEKNLGVDFSGGTLQQFLFEKEVRVDDMRGALKSIGYGNASIQQYGNPREVIIRTQQDITKKLKELFREQFKDNSFELLRVETVGPAVGKNLRQNASASLLLAIAGILIYVMIRFNLKYGIAGVVALFHDIFVAVGALALTQRQLDLTVVAALLTIAGYSINDTIVIFDRIRENMRLVKKGSFAEILNLSLNQTLSRTILTTGVTMLVVIALLAWGGEVLNGFSFCLCVGFLSGVYSTVYIASPLILSWQKKPVVRR; from the coding sequence ATGAATAAATCGTTACAATGGAAGCTGGTGGGCATCATCGCGATAGCGGTCGCCTGTATCTGGATGATACTGCCGCCGTTCACTGTCAGGGACAAGGACGGCAAGGTGGTGCAGAAGGGAAAGATCAACCTCGGGCTCGATCTGCAGGGCGGCATGCACGTAGTCCTTAAGGTAGATACGTCGAAGGTCCCCGCCGACACCCGTAAAGACGCCCTCGACAGGGCGATCGAGATAATAAGGAACAGGATAGACCAGTTCGGCGTGGGAGAGATGGCGATCCAGAAGCAGGGTAAAGAGAATATAATAGTCCAGCTTCCGGGCGTGACGGACAGGGACAGGGCCCTGGAGATCATAGGGCAGACCGCCCACCTCGAATTCAGGATCGTATCCGATAATACCGACGACGTGAAGAAGGCGCTGAATAACGAACCCGTCGAAGGGTACGAGGTCTTATACGTAGAGAAAGAGGGCACCGGCCGCGAGCCGATACTCGTCTCAAAGGAAGCCGCGCTCACCGGAGACCTCTTGGTGAACGCGAAGACGGAGTTCAGCTCGAGCGGTTTCGGCGAGCCGTACGTCTCGATCACCTTTAACGGAAAAGGCGCCGAAATATTCGCGAAGGTAACGGCCGCCAATGTAGGCAAACGGCTTGCCATAGTGCTAGACGGCAAGGTCCAGTCGGCCCCGGTGATACGCGAGGCGATCCCGTCCGGCCAGGCGCAGATAACGGGCAGCTTTTCGGTCGATGAGGCCAACGATCTTTCCGTAGTACTAAGGGCGGGCGCGCTGCCGGCGCCGGTGATAGTGGAGGAGGAGAGGACGGTAGGGCCGCTTCTGGGGGCCGATTCGATAAGGAGCGGTATACGCGCAACGCTCCTGGGAGGGCTGCTTGTCTTCATAGTGATGTTGATATATTACCGTTTGGCCGGCCTGATCGCGAACTTTGCGCTGGTCCTCAACATATTGATAATACTGGCGTGTCTTGCGATGTTCAAGGGCACACTTACGCTCCCCGGCATAGCGGGTTTGATCCTGACCATAGGTATGGCTGTCGACGCGAACGTCCTTATATATGAGAGGATGCGTGAAGAGCTTGCGCTCGGCAAGTCACTGAGGGCGGCCATAGCGGCCGGTTACAACAGGGCCTTCTCGGCTATAATGGACTCGAACGTTACGACGATCGTGGCGGCCGCGCTGATATTCAAATTCGGCACCGGTCCGATAAGGGGTTTCGCGGTGACCCTTACCATAGGTCTTGTAGCCAACCTCTTTACGTCAGTGGTCTGTACCAGGGTGGTATTTGAACTTATGTGCGATCAGTTCGGGCTGGCAAAACTCAGGTTCATGCAGTTATTCCCGGCAACCAAGATAGATTTTATAGGCAAGCGCAAGATATGCTACGTCATATCGGCCGTGGTCATAATCGCCGGTATCTCCATATTCGCCATGCGGGGAGAGAAGAACCTGGGGGTAGATTTCTCAGGAGGCACACTCCAGCAATTCCTTTTCGAGAAAGAGGTGAGGGTCGACGACATGAGAGGGGCGTTGAAGAGCATAGGATACGGCAACGCCTCGATACAGCAATACGGGAACCCAAGGGAAGTGATCATCAGGACCCAGCAGGATATCACCAAGAAGCTGAAAGAGCTCTTCAGGGAGCAATTCAAGGATAATTCGTTCGAGCTGCTGCGGGTGGAGACGGTAGGCCCCGCTGTAGGCAAAAACCTGCGGCAGAATGCCAGCGCATCTCTCCTGCTCGCCATAGCCGGCATCCTGATATATGTAATGATCAGGTTCAACCTGAAGTACGGGATAGCCGGTGTGGTGGCGCTATTCCATGATATATTCGTCGCGGTGGGCGCCCTTGCCCTCACGCAGAGACAGTTGGACCTTACCGTCGTTGCGGCGCTTCTCACCATCGCCGGTTATTCGATAAACGACACCATAGTCATCTTTGACAGGATCCGGGAGAATATGCGGCTCGTCAAGAAGGGCAGCTTCGCGGAGATCCTGAACCTCAGCCTGAATCAGACCCTGTCCCGGACGATCCTTACCACGGGCGTTACGATGCTCGTCGTCATCGCCTTATTGGCGTGGGGCGGGGAGGTCCTGAACGGTTTTTCGTTCTGCCTTTGTGTCGGTTTCCTGTCGGGCGTCTACTCCACCGTCTACATAGCGAGCCCGCTGATACTCTCCTGGCAGAAGAAACCGGTCGTAAGAAGATAA